A DNA window from Paenibacillus segetis contains the following coding sequences:
- a CDS encoding M15 family metallopeptidase yields MSKWINLLWRKKGKMIQAPGVKGAGLKPLTTVLILLVAVVLLAGCGKKNENSTQPVNGTNVSESGDTGEGNVVTPENGENDGTNTTPGQNGNSSSGEQTSAPDVNKEPDLTEATDPESIAVLVNKEFALPDDYDPTDLVYPDVRFTFKEKIEKRMMRKEAAKALEEMFAGAEEDGVYLAGVSAYRSHSRQTTLFNQYVARDGEEKAKTYSAVPGHSEHETGLAIDVSGSDGKCAAEDCFGGTKEANWLADHATEYGFIIRYPDGQESITGYKYEPWHLRYVGKEIAASIAERGITLEEYYDAVPVSGN; encoded by the coding sequence TTGAGCAAATGGATTAACTTGTTGTGGAGAAAGAAAGGAAAGATGATTCAAGCACCTGGTGTTAAGGGAGCGGGATTGAAGCCACTAACTACGGTCCTGATTCTTTTAGTAGCGGTTGTTTTGTTAGCTGGATGTGGTAAGAAGAATGAGAATTCGACGCAACCTGTGAACGGCACAAATGTGAGTGAATCCGGTGATACGGGTGAAGGAAATGTCGTTACTCCTGAGAATGGAGAGAATGATGGAACGAACACAACTCCTGGTCAAAATGGTAATTCCTCTTCAGGGGAGCAGACCTCGGCACCTGATGTGAATAAGGAACCCGATCTAACAGAGGCAACTGACCCTGAGAGTATAGCGGTGTTGGTGAACAAGGAGTTTGCCCTACCGGATGACTACGACCCTACAGATTTGGTATATCCAGACGTAAGGTTTACCTTTAAAGAGAAGATCGAGAAACGTATGATGCGTAAAGAAGCTGCAAAGGCTCTGGAGGAAATGTTTGCTGGCGCGGAGGAAGATGGCGTCTATCTAGCTGGTGTTTCAGCTTATCGCTCCCATAGTAGACAGACAACACTGTTTAATCAATATGTGGCGAGGGACGGAGAAGAGAAAGCCAAAACTTACAGCGCTGTACCAGGTCATAGTGAACATGAAACGGGACTCGCCATCGACGTATCAGGTAGTGATGGGAAATGTGCGGCAGAGGATTGTTTTGGCGGTACGAAGGAAGCCAATTGGCTTGCTGATCACGCAACGGAGTATGGATTCATCATCCGTTATCCGGATGGACAAGAGTCTATCACAGGCTACAAGTATGAACCGTGGCATCTACGTTATGTAGGTAAAGAAATCGCGGCGAGTATCGCTGAAAGAGGAATTACTTTAGAAGAATATTATGATGCCGTACCGGTGTCTGGCAATTAA
- a CDS encoding FAD-dependent oxidoreductase, with protein sequence MKVAVIGCTHAGTAAIVNTAKLYPEAEITVYERNDNISFLSCGIALYVGGVVEDASGLFYSSPQQLAELGVTTKMQHEVTSVNTSLKTLTARNLQTGEELEETFDKLIVTTGSWPIIPKFEGIELENIVLSKNFNHSNTIIEKAQNARNIVVVGAGYIGIELVEAFQMNGKQVTLIDAEDRILSKYLDPEYTDKIEASLRDHGIALALGEKVTRFEGADGKVGKVITDQGQYEADLVILCIGFRPNTELLKGQVEMMDNGAIIVNEYMQTSQRDVYAAGDSCAIRYNPTGKNAYIPLATNAVRMGTLVARNLVSPTIKYMGTQGTSGIKIYEDNIAGTGMTETAAALAGIQAEAVLINDHYRPEFMPTHESLMLKVVYEKDTRVILGAQIMSKVDLTQSINTISVCIQNKMKMEELAFVDFFFQPHYNKPWNFLNSAGLGALPAVPSREVSHA encoded by the coding sequence ATGAAAGTAGCAGTTATTGGATGTACTCACGCAGGCACTGCCGCTATTGTAAACACAGCTAAATTGTACCCCGAGGCAGAAATTACAGTGTATGAACGAAATGATAATATATCTTTTTTGTCTTGTGGAATTGCGTTATATGTTGGTGGTGTAGTTGAAGATGCTAGCGGACTATTCTATTCTTCCCCTCAGCAGCTTGCGGAACTAGGAGTAACAACGAAGATGCAGCATGAGGTAACCTCGGTGAACACTTCTCTAAAAACTCTTACTGCACGTAACCTACAAACAGGTGAGGAATTGGAGGAGACGTTCGACAAGCTAATTGTTACGACAGGATCTTGGCCTATTATACCGAAATTTGAAGGAATTGAATTAGAGAACATTGTACTCTCCAAGAATTTTAATCACTCTAATACGATCATTGAGAAGGCACAAAATGCACGTAATATTGTTGTTGTTGGTGCTGGTTATATCGGCATAGAATTAGTGGAAGCATTCCAAATGAATGGTAAACAAGTCACATTAATTGACGCAGAGGATCGAATTCTTAGTAAATATTTAGATCCTGAATATACGGATAAGATTGAAGCCTCTTTACGTGATCACGGCATTGCGTTAGCACTTGGGGAGAAAGTAACACGATTTGAAGGAGCAGATGGTAAAGTAGGTAAGGTCATTACTGATCAAGGTCAATACGAAGCCGATCTTGTTATCCTTTGTATCGGTTTCCGTCCGAATACTGAGCTGCTAAAGGGACAAGTTGAGATGATGGACAATGGGGCGATTATTGTCAACGAATATATGCAGACTAGTCAGCGTGATGTATATGCTGCTGGGGATAGCTGTGCTATACGCTATAATCCTACGGGGAAGAATGCTTATATCCCACTGGCTACAAATGCGGTTCGTATGGGGACACTGGTAGCTCGAAATTTGGTATCCCCGACGATAAAATATATGGGAACTCAAGGCACATCCGGAATTAAAATTTATGAAGACAACATCGCTGGTACTGGAATGACGGAAACAGCCGCAGCCCTTGCAGGGATACAGGCAGAAGCCGTACTTATAAATGATCATTATCGTCCTGAGTTTATGCCGACACACGAGTCGCTCATGCTAAAGGTAGTGTATGAGAAAGACACGAGAGTAATACTTGGTGCACAAATCATGTCTAAGGTGGATTTGACGCAATCAATCAATACGATCTCAGTTTGTATTCAGAATAAAATGAAGATGGAGGAGCTTGCATTTGTCGATTTCTTCTTCCAACCGCATTATAACAAACCATGGAATTTCTTGAATAGCGCAGGTCTTGGAGCATTGCCAGCGGTGCCATCGCGTGAAGTGTCACATGCTTAA